The following proteins come from a genomic window of Zonotrichia leucophrys gambelii isolate GWCS_2022_RI chromosome 4, RI_Zleu_2.0, whole genome shotgun sequence:
- the RBM46 gene encoding probable RNA-binding protein 46, with the protein MPWPRLPGDSAVADMHEESKAAANGCGKIRSGAQNGAALLALMEKTGYSMVQQNGQRKFGGPPPGWEGPPPPRGCEVFVGKIPRDMYEDELVPVFERAGKIYELRLMMEFSGENRGYAFVMYTTKEEAQLAIKILNNYEIRPGKFIGVCVSLDNCRLFIGAIPKDKKKEEILNEMKKVTEGVVDVIVYPNATDKTKNRGFAFVEYESHRAAAMARRRLIPGTFQPWGHTIQVDWADPEKVVDEETMQRVKVLYVRNLMISTTEDKIKAEFNKFKPGVVERVKKLRDYAFVHFFHREDAVAAMSIMNGKCIDGASIEVTLAKPVNKESSWKQHFNGQISPSSENLLGFPNKEDGTQKSLGKPASLSVRLNGQHSPSPPEVERSTYPIFPGIKLTPISMYSLKLSHFSSAVMHLDYFCHKNSWAPPEYCLYSTTSQDGKILLVYKVLISSIADDSQSYFMPEKLCTTVEDAKELAAQFTLLHLAPEQAYITLLSLNAAWWDSKANCTPYLV; encoded by the exons ATGCCCTGGCCTCGTCTGCCTGGCGATAGTG CTGTTGCAGATATGCATGAGGAGAGTAAAGCTGCAGCAAATGGATGCGGCAAGATCCGAAGCGGTGCTCAAAATGGGGCAGCTTTACTTGCCCTGATGGAGAAGACTGGATACAGCATGGTTCAGCAAAATGGGCAAAGAAAATTTGGTGGTCCTCCACCAG GTTGGGAAGGTCCTCCACCACCTCGTGGCTGTGAAGTTTTTGTGGGTAAGATTCCGCGTGATATGTATGAAGATGAACTGGTGCCTGTTTTTGAGAGAGCCGGGAAGATCTACGAGCTCAGACTGATGATGGAGTTCAGCGGGGAGAACCGAGGCTATGCGTTTGTCATGTACACCACTAAGGAGGAAGCCCAGCTGGCCATCAAGATTCTTAACAATTATGAAATTCGTCCAGGGAAGTTCATCGGTGTCTGCGTAAGCTTGGACAACTGCAGACTGTTTATTGGAGCAATCCCTAAAGataagaagaaagaagaaatactgaatgaaatgaaaaaagttACAGAAGGAGTGGTGGATGTCATTGTTTATCCAAATGCCACCGACAAAACTAAAAATCGTGGCTTTGCCTTTGTAGAATATGAatctcacagagcagctgcaatGGCTAGAAGACGACTAATCCCAG GAACATTCCAGCCCTGGGGTCATACTATTCAAGTAGACTGGGCAGATCCTGAGAAAGTAGTTGATGAAGAAACTATGCAGAGAGTCAAAGTCTTGTATGTAAGAAATCTAATGATATCTACTACAGAGGACAAGATCAAAGCTGAATTCAACAAGTTCAAGCCAGGAGTAGTTGAACGTGTGAAGAAGTTGAGGGACTAtgcttttgttcattttttccaCCGTGAAGATGCAGTTGCTGCTATGTCTATAATGAATGGAAAGTGCATTGATGGAGCTAGCATTGAGGTAACACTGGCAAAGCCAGTTAACAAAGAAAGTTCTTGGAAGCAGCATTTTAATGGTCAGATAAGTCCCAGCTCTGAAAACCTCTTAGGGTTTCCTAACAAAGAAGATGGTACTCAAAAATCCTTGGGGAAACCAGCAAGTCTTTCAGTTCGTCTGAATGGTCAGCACAGTCCAAGCCCTCCTGAAGTTGAAAGAAGTAcatatcccatttttccaggaatAAAGCTTACTCCAATTAGCATGTATTCTTTAAAGCTGAGTCACTTCAGTTCTGCAGTAATGCATCTGGATTATTTTTGCCATAAAAATAGCTGGGCACCACCAGAATATTGCTTGTATTCAACCACAAGTCAGGATGGGAAAATACTCTTGGTGTACAAGGTGCTTATTTCTAGTATTGCAGACGATTCCCAGAGTTATTTCATGCCAGAAAAACTCTGTACAACAGTAGAAGATGCAAAGGAATTGGCAGCACAGTTCACACTTTTACATCTAG CCCCTGAGCAAGCATATATAACATTGCTGTCCCTGAATGCAGCATGGTGGGATAGTAAAG CCAACTGTACACCCTACTTGGTTTGA